Proteins encoded within one genomic window of Numenius arquata chromosome 12, bNumArq3.hap1.1, whole genome shotgun sequence:
- the TLDC2 gene encoding LOW QUALITY PROTEIN: TLD domain-containing protein 2 (The sequence of the model RefSeq protein was modified relative to this genomic sequence to represent the inferred CDS: inserted 1 base in 1 codon; deleted 1 base in 1 codon) produces MAFTPSAGAEVVEAFSSSSXSPGLPHTLELLCAVVAWPDGTWHSMIRLGSQELGWRLSLLPIPVAFGPLGPASGHRMGSRMLTSTCLQPKDDRELPVDCGESGWEGAPAAALALEEPCRLVLSTPSSILRDEEIPAGDELGPHLPPRLTQQPWHLLYCSGQDGFSLQTLYRCGAQMGSLALLLIRDMEAQAFSVFSATTICCSNGFYGTGETFLFSFSPELKVFRWTGRNNFFMKGDVDLLMVGGGSGRCGLWLDGDLHHGGNHPCKTFDNETLSPREEFCVQDLEVWGLA; encoded by the exons ATGGCCTTCACCCCTTCTGCTGGGGCTGAGGTTGTggaagccttctcttcctcct tctcccctgggcTGCCCCACACCCTTGAACTTCTGTGTGCAGTGGTGGCATGGCCTGAC GGCACATGGCACAGCATGATACGGCTGGGCTctcaggagctgggctggaggctCAGTCTACTGCCCATCCCTGTGGCCTTTGGGCCCCTTGGCCCAGCCTCTGGACACAGGATGGGTTCGAGGATGCTCACCTCCACCTGCCTCCAGCCCAAGGATGACAGGGAGCTGCCTGTGGACTGTGGGGAGTCAGGCTGGGAGGGAGCCCCAGCTGCGGCCCTGGCCCTGGAGGAACCATGCAGGCTAGTGCTGAGCACACCAAGCAGCATCCTGCGGGATGAGGAGATCCCTGCAGGTGATGAG CTGGGCCCCCACCTGCCCCCCCGGCTGACACAGCAGCCATGGCACCTGCTGTACTGCAGTGGACAGGACGGCTTCAGCCTGCAGACCCTGTACCGGTGCGGGGCCCAGATGggctccctggccctgctgctcaTCAGGGACATGGAGGCACAG GCCTTCAGTGTCTTCTCTGCCACCACCATTTGCTGCAGCAATGGCTTCTATGGGACGGGGGAgaccttcctcttctccttctctccggAGCTAAAG GTGTTCAGGTGGACAGGCAGGAACAACTTCTTCATGAAGGGGGATGTGGACCTGCTGATGGTCGGTGGGGGCAG TGGTAGATGTGGGCTGTGGCTGGATGGAGACCTGCACCACGGGGGCAACCACCCCTGCAAGACCTTCGACAATGAGACCCTCTCACCGCGGGAGGAGTTCTGTGTCCAGGACCTGGAAGTGTGGGGGCTGGCCTGA